The Staphylococcus saprophyticus subsp. saprophyticus ATCC 15305 = NCTC 7292 genome contains the following window.
GTTTCGTTTCAATCCATTTAAATGATATTGCTGTATCTGTCCTACTTGAGTCAATACATGTTGTAATGCCTCACCGCATGAATGCCCTTGCTCTTTATCAGCAACATGACTTGAAAGACCATGCAAATAGAATCTATACTCTGTAGCACTTGCTGTAATTTCTTCATCTCTAATCACAACACGGCCTTCATTTTCAAATGGCATGACATGTATACCAAAAACTGCTTCAATAGGATATTTTTCAAATGCACCAGCACGTATTAAACGATTCGCGCCACCTCCAGTTTCTTCTGCAGGTTGAAATATGAAGACGATATTTTGAGGAAGTTCGCCCTTATCAGCTAAATTTTTACATCGTTTAACAAATAGCATAAGGGCAGTTGTATGGCCATCATGTCCACAAGCATGCATAACATGATCTACTTCACTTCGGTAGGATACGTTATTTTCTTCGTAAATCGGTAATGCATCTATATCAGCACGATATGCAATCGTATGTGTACTATTTCCAGATAAATAGGCGATAACGCCTGTATCTAAGGGACGTTCATATGGCACACCTAAATCATCTAAAAAATGCGCAATATACTTTGTTGTTTCATATTCATGTAAACTTAATTCTGGATGCTTATGTAAATAACGTCTATGTTCTGTTACAAATTCCAACTCAGTCATCGATATCAAATCCTTTAAATTATTATATTAATTACACTAAATAAGCATAATTGCTAGTTTGCTATGTATTATGTATAAAGTTTGTTTTGAATTTATAAAAATAGGAGGATAGACAAACTTATCGAAACAAAGCGTAGTTTAACACTTAGCAATAGATAAGGGGAGACATCATAGTAAAATAGATATTGTCTCGTCTAAACCTCCTATATTCAACAAAATAATTCCGTATCATTTTGTGTAAAATACATACGGTAATATATAACTTGTATAAGTTTATATACTTAGTACTCTAGTCGTTTAATTTTCTTAGTGCCGAAACGATTTCACGTTTTGAATCTTCGACTTCAGTTGTTTGTTTAATCACTTTTGCTGGCGTACC
Protein-coding sequences here:
- a CDS encoding M20 metallopeptidase family protein yields the protein MTELEFVTEHRRYLHKHPELSLHEYETTKYIAHFLDDLGVPYERPLDTGVIAYLSGNSTHTIAYRADIDALPIYEENNVSYRSEVDHVMHACGHDGHTTALMLFVKRCKNLADKGELPQNIVFIFQPAEETGGGANRLIRAGAFEKYPIEAVFGIHVMPFENEGRVVIRDEEITASATEYRFYLHGLSSHVADKEQGHSCGEALQHVLTQVGQIQQYHLNGLKRNIVHMGHFEAGEAINTVPSNGYLEGTIRTYDVKDLEIVKQQMTKISESVKLLFNVECEVKFEEGYPPTFNDPQLRKHVENGLVNAEFEVIDKPTPYLFGEDFSFYSQIAPSYFVFVGVRDEAKGYVTGLHTSHLNFNESILIRIADYYEQILKSYSEVQSQ